ATGCTGACTTCGCGCAAGGCGGCGAAGCGTCCGAAAACCTTGGTGACTTTCTCGAGAACGACGGGCGGGATGGTGCCAGTGGACAGCTCGCGTGCCTCAGTCAGCGGTCGTGCCGCTCGCTGGTGTGATGTTCTCGGTGGTCCTGAGGGGCGTGGTGTTGCCGGTCGGCTGCGTGCCGTCCGGCTTAGGAGCGTACTTGGAGGCGCACTTGGCCTGCAGCATCTTGGCGTGGAAGACGCCGTCGCGGCCGTAGGTGCCCTCGGCCAGAGCCTGAGCGTTGTCCACGAATGTGTCCGGAGGCGCTTCCGTGCCGGTGTATTCCACGCTCAGAAGATGGCCTTCTTCCACTAGGGTGAACTCAACATGAGTGCCGCGGCGCTTGATGGAGCCGGGCTCGACGTTCCCGGCCACGCGCAATCGCTTCTTGTAGCCATCGTCACCCATCTTCTTCAGTTCCTTGATGGTGACGTAGTAGCTCTTGCTCTGCTGCACACCGGTGAAAGCCAGGTAGGCGAGGGCCACCACGATGATGCCGATGGCAGCGCCGAACTTCACGAATTTATTGCTGGAAGGCCCCATGTCCTGCTTCAACTTTACGGCCCTGAGAGCGGTGGGTCAAGCGCGTCAGGTGCTCGCCATTGATGGGAAGCGCTTCTCACAGGACGCAGGGTGAGGACTGCCCGCGTGCCCGTCGCCGAGGGCGCCGGCGCTGCGCGGGACGCCAGCGTTCGGGGCGTATAATGCGGATTGGGAAGAGGCTGACGGACTCATGAGCGGAAGCAACGGCAGCAACGGTGACGATGTCCTTAAGCCGCGCGGGAAGTGGATCGCGCGGCGCAAGGCGGAGAACAAGGACGGCAACTTCTCGCAGATGCACTATGCCCGCCAGGGCGTGGTGACCGAGGAGATGGAATATGTGGCGCGGCGGGAGCGCCTGTCGCCCGAGCTGGTGCGCGACGAAGTGGCGCGCGGGCGCATGATCATCCCCGCCAATATCAACCATCCCGAGCTGGAGCCGATGTGTATCGGGGTGGCGTCGCTGTGCAAGATCAACGCCAACATCGGCAATTCCGCGGTCACCTCGAACATCGAAGAAGAGCTGAAGAAGCTGCACACTTCCGTGCACTACGGCGCCGACACGGTCATGGACCTCTCGACCGGAGGCGACATCCACGAGATCCGCGAGGCCATCCTGCGGCACGCGCCGGTACCCATCGGCACGGTACCGATCTACGAGGCGATCGCGCGGGTGAAGCGGCTGGAAGACCTGACCGCCGGCATCATGCTCGAGGTGATCGAAGAGCAGGCGGCGCAGGGCGTGGATTACATGACCATCCACGCCGGGGTGCTGATCCAGTACCTGCCGCTGGTGGCCGATCGCATCACCGGCATCGTCAGCCGGGGCGGGGCCATCCTGGCGCAATGGATGGCGCACCACCACAAGCAGAACTTCCTCTACGAGCGCTTCGAGGACATCTGCAAGATCTTCAAGAAGTACGACGTGTCGTTCTCCCTGGGCGACGGCCTGCGGCCGGGGTGCATCGCCGACGCCAGCGACGAGGCGCAGTTCGCCGAG
The Terriglobales bacterium DNA segment above includes these coding regions:
- a CDS encoding cytochrome c maturation protein CcmE, whose protein sequence is MGPSSNKFVKFGAAIGIIVVALAYLAFTGVQQSKSYYVTIKELKKMGDDGYKKRLRVAGNVEPGSIKRRGTHVEFTLVEEGHLLSVEYTGTEAPPDTFVDNAQALAEGTYGRDGVFHAKMLQAKCASKYAPKPDGTQPTGNTTPLRTTENITPASGTTAD
- the thiC gene encoding phosphomethylpyrimidine synthase ThiC, yielding MSGSNGSNGDDVLKPRGKWIARRKAENKDGNFSQMHYARQGVVTEEMEYVARRERLSPELVRDEVARGRMIIPANINHPELEPMCIGVASLCKINANIGNSAVTSNIEEELKKLHTSVHYGADTVMDLSTGGDIHEIREAILRHAPVPIGTVPIYEAIARVKRLEDLTAGIMLEVIEEQAAQGVDYMTIHAGVLIQYLPLVADRITGIVSRGGAILAQWMAHHHKQNFLYERFEDICKIFKKYDVSFSLGDGLRPGCIADASDEAQFAELRTLGDLTKIAWKHDVQVMIEGPGHIPIDKIKEQVDKENEWCNEAPFYTLGPLVTDIAPGYDHITSAIGAAMIGWYGASMLCYVTPKEHLGLPNEKDVKDGIIAYKIAAHAADLGRHRPGVQDRDNALSYARYKFDWEKQFALSLDPETARAMHDETLPDEFYKEAAFCSMCGPKFCSMNYSSKVDEYNKQVHGLEKKDFSELVTKIAGMK